A window from Macaca thibetana thibetana isolate TM-01 chromosome 7, ASM2454274v1, whole genome shotgun sequence encodes these proteins:
- the LOC126958294 gene encoding olfactory receptor 10G2, translating into MGKTKNTSLDTVVTDFILLGLSHPPNLRSLLFLVFFIIYILTQLGNLLILLTVWADPKLHARPMYILLGVLSFLDMWLSSVIVPRIILNFTPASKAIPFGGCVAQLYFFHFLGSTQCFLYTLMAYDRYLAICQPLRYPVLMNGRLCTVLVAGAWVAGSIHGSIQATLTFRLPYCGPNQVDYFICDIPAVLRLACADTTVNELVTFVDIGVVAASCFMLILLSYANIVHAILKIRTADGRRRAFSTCGSHLTVVTVYYVPCIFIYLRAGSKSPLDGAVAVFYTVVTPFLNPLIYTLRNQEVKSALKRMTAGRGTE; encoded by the coding sequence ATGGGAAAGACCAAAAACACATCGCTGGACACTGTGGTGACAGATTTCATTCTTCTGGGCTTGTCTCACCCCCCGAATCTAAGAAGCCTCCTCTTCCTGGTCTTCTTCATCATTTACATCCTCACGCAGCTGGGGAACCTGCTCATTCTGCTCACCGTGTGGGCTGACCCGAAGCTCCATGCTCGCCCCATGTACATTCTTCTGGGAGTGCTCTCATTCCTGGACATGTGGCTCTCCTCCGTCATCGTTCCTCGAATTATTTTAAACTTCACTCCTGCCAGCAAGGCTATCCCGTTTGGTGGCTGTGTGGCTCAGCTGTATTTCTTTCACTTCCTGGGCAGCACCCAGTGCTTCCTCTACACCTTGATGGCCTATGACAGGTACCTGGCAATATGTCAGCCCCTGCGCTACCCAGTGCTCATGAATGGGAGGCTATGCACAGTCCTTGTGGCTGGAGCTTGGGTCGCTGGCTCCATTCATGGGTCTATCCAGGCCACCCTGACCTTCCGCCTACCCTATTGTGGGCCCAATCAGGTAGATTACTTTATCTGTGACATCCCTGCAGTATTGAGACTGGCCTGTGCTGACACAACTGTCAATGAGCTTGTGACCTTTGTGGACATCGGAGTAGTGGCCGCCAGTTGCTTCATGTTAATTCTACTTTCCTATGCCAACATAGTCCATGCCATCCTGAAGATACGCACTGCTGATGGGAGGCGCCGGGCCTTCTCTACCTGTGGCTCCCACCTAACTGTGGTCACAGTCTACTATGTTCCCTGTATTTTCATCTACCTTAGGGCTGGCTCCAAGAGCCCCCTGGATGGGGCAGTGGCTGTGTTTTACACTGTTGTCACTCCATTCCTGAACCCCCTGATCTACACACTGAGGAATCAAGAAGTGAAGTCTGCTCTGAAGAGGATGACAGCAGGTCGAGGGACTGAATGA